One window of the Methanomassiliicoccaceae archaeon DOK genome contains the following:
- a CDS encoding DUF1266 domain-containing protein, which produces MTDNDPLQMQIQMIRAQAETQKNMFRQMYASDPGMVEHLCSQLDQTTEMQIQMITQMMGAAGPDGVVDPDAQARMVLEQLGYGEEEMGQLLGGEQEDTITEEVLGDIVPAEFGYGDIVTAISSLASLSEEHPAPADPERMRRFEVLLTGIISVLNDHKLDGLDVEPRDQDSRDLVLSILSDYWGVEDRDDLIGVLRYLIVEGHTKDYMNALEVISASGTAEDLHTEDMDDEDRAVSDARFAFTEAYAGQFGPAMLRGWDLGRAANVTRWGYFVGFIDEEEAWGILDQIADGCMEFFDSWTSYAQSYMFGSMFWKCPFGPEACYENIAGLMISVEHLLTEGPWKDFAWVSGRS; this is translated from the coding sequence ATGACGGACAATGACCCCCTGCAGATGCAGATACAGATGATAAGAGCACAGGCGGAGACCCAGAAGAATATGTTCCGCCAGATGTACGCGTCCGATCCCGGCATGGTGGAGCATCTCTGCTCCCAGCTCGATCAGACGACAGAGATGCAGATACAGATGATCACCCAGATGATGGGTGCCGCCGGTCCTGACGGGGTCGTAGACCCCGACGCGCAGGCGAGGATGGTCCTGGAACAGCTCGGATACGGCGAGGAGGAGATGGGACAGCTTCTGGGCGGCGAGCAGGAAGACACCATCACGGAAGAGGTGTTGGGCGACATCGTGCCAGCCGAGTTCGGATACGGGGACATAGTCACTGCGATATCGTCTCTGGCCAGCCTCAGCGAGGAACATCCCGCACCTGCCGACCCCGAGCGCATGAGAAGGTTCGAGGTTCTTCTGACAGGGATAATCTCCGTTCTAAACGATCACAAGCTCGACGGACTCGATGTGGAGCCGAGGGACCAGGACAGCAGGGACCTGGTCCTCTCCATCCTCAGCGACTACTGGGGTGTGGAGGACAGAGACGACCTGATCGGCGTCCTGCGTTACCTCATAGTCGAAGGCCACACCAAGGACTACATGAATGCCCTCGAGGTGATATCCGCATCCGGCACCGCCGAGGACCTCCACACGGAGGACATGGACGACGAGGACCGTGCGGTCTCCGACGCGAGGTTCGCATTCACAGAGGCCTATGCGGGGCAGTTCGGACCCGCCATGTTGCGCGGCTGGGATCTCGGTAGGGCTGCGAACGTCACCCGTTGGGGCTACTTCGTGGGATTCATCGACGAGGAGGAGGCATGGGGAATATTGGACCAGATCGCCGACGGATGCATGGAGTTCTTCGACTCCTGGACATCCTACGCCCAGTCGTACATGTTCGGCAGCATGTTCTGGAAGTGCCCCTTCGGACCCGAGGCGTGCTACGAGAACATTGCCGGACTCATGATCTCGGTTGAGCACCTGCTCACCGAGGGGCCGTGGAAGGACTTCGCCTGGGTGAGCGGAAGATCATGA
- a CDS encoding DUF4241 domain-containing protein, with protein MRRIDPTFKGEGTLDTVIVEQGPKVSLLYLLPNGRSFTVDLDGGWSPVESSDSPEEPEGTWLNMYEDIKDSLACGIDLDSYFTQPSVSGIPVTVMDVGTVRFPSGRIIACDPLVSLEDAEPFIQLVPPGEYAVRICVVPHERYGDRYACVKVELTKGRPVRYDMAMTGREDLSEELQEGEFFGFGVDAGMGCVVDEVAREAFRRYWEDRASTEEGIDPYNDLFCDVLERSYSENPEHQREGGDWAVWTVPGTDLGIPIFASGWGDGCYPCYYGYDGDGHVCGIYVLFIDIARDYQGDPGSE; from the coding sequence ATGCGCAGGATCGATCCCACGTTCAAAGGGGAGGGGACCCTCGACACCGTCATCGTAGAACAGGGGCCGAAGGTGTCCCTGCTCTACCTCCTTCCCAACGGGAGGTCGTTCACAGTCGACCTGGACGGAGGCTGGTCCCCCGTAGAATCGAGCGACAGCCCGGAGGAGCCAGAGGGCACATGGCTCAACATGTACGAGGACATCAAGGACTCCCTCGCCTGCGGCATCGACCTGGACTCGTACTTCACACAGCCCAGCGTATCGGGGATACCGGTGACGGTGATGGACGTGGGGACAGTCCGCTTCCCCTCCGGCCGCATCATTGCCTGCGACCCCCTCGTTTCCCTGGAGGACGCGGAACCGTTCATCCAGCTTGTGCCGCCCGGGGAGTATGCTGTCAGGATCTGCGTCGTCCCGCATGAGAGGTACGGGGACCGCTACGCCTGCGTGAAGGTCGAGCTCACGAAGGGGCGCCCTGTCCGCTACGACATGGCGATGACAGGGAGGGAGGACCTTTCGGAGGAACTGCAGGAAGGCGAGTTCTTCGGTTTCGGCGTCGATGCCGGCATGGGCTGCGTCGTCGACGAGGTCGCTCGCGAGGCGTTCAGACGCTACTGGGAAGATCGTGCCTCCACCGAGGAGGGGATCGACCCGTACAACGACCTGTTCTGCGACGTGCTGGAAAGAAGCTACTCGGAAAACCCCGAGCATCAGAGGGAGGGCGGCGACTGGGCGGTCTGGACGGTGCCCGGAACGGACCTGGGCATCCCCATATTCGCCTCCGGATGGGGTGACGGCTGCTACCCCTGCTATTACGGGTACGATGGGGACGGCCATGTCTGCGGCATCTATGTGCTGTTCATCGACATCGCACGCGACTACCAGGGGGATCCCGGATCGGAATGA
- a CDS encoding DUF4261 domain-containing protein, translating to MSGKVRDCMADSVLGPEEIETLESFSDGSTTDCSGMLEYLGHFISRGVSEGRFTEKQAHHDLGIALWVAYACNNLDDYEHYYTASEWLSRVEDIASGCGVWYYRYANALMYCGKPGRALEYCERGVREDPDYPWNWLTLGRLRAHFGDRRGAYEAVAKGLALVPDDHEFLTLREDIDNGRTLEEMELHYIDPDDDFQLANGDRTNPEYVLKHLAVDGIVCDRPALDRLKARLGITGWSADHPYCTFLRDFRGGAVVVTLTMNEALASKKDPDSVARILESLESMDAEARRHLSEDSDPGALQLYGVSIGPFLDVKLSYSSHGTEEVRTVDFDSDLDIVTHSDGGPYAAIILLSSDSWNPEAILSDLRSQWGIGLKDAEVSDDSVIGMLGGDIVAISLMHARVPGEEAEENASNNYLWPGAVEAARAHTAHLVVALVNHGGDPLDCGLLFTKIVVSCARQPNVLGVYNCGTVFEPAAYIEAAKALKTGDIPLEDMVWFGMYRTSEGINAYTVGMRAYGRDEMEVIGAKDAPARVAAFLYDVAYHILFNGTTLRDGDTIGFYDDQSLTVRRGQGVSVDGISLRIEYPEGGPDDGPGSSEIDQ from the coding sequence ATGTCTGGAAAAGTTCGCGATTGCATGGCGGATTCGGTGCTGGGTCCCGAGGAGATCGAAACCCTCGAGTCCTTCAGCGACGGAAGCACCACCGACTGCTCGGGGATGCTCGAATACCTGGGGCACTTCATATCCAGGGGCGTGTCGGAGGGCCGTTTCACCGAGAAGCAGGCGCATCACGACCTGGGGATAGCCCTGTGGGTGGCCTACGCCTGCAACAACCTGGACGACTACGAGCACTACTACACGGCGTCCGAGTGGCTCTCGCGTGTGGAGGACATCGCATCGGGATGCGGGGTGTGGTACTACAGGTACGCGAACGCCCTGATGTACTGCGGGAAGCCCGGCAGGGCGCTGGAGTACTGCGAGAGAGGGGTCAGGGAGGACCCGGACTACCCGTGGAACTGGCTAACGCTCGGTCGTCTGAGAGCCCATTTCGGGGACCGTCGCGGCGCATACGAGGCCGTGGCGAAGGGTCTGGCCCTGGTCCCGGACGACCATGAGTTCCTCACGCTCAGGGAAGACATCGACAACGGACGCACCCTCGAGGAGATGGAGCTCCACTACATCGATCCCGACGACGACTTCCAACTGGCCAACGGCGACCGGACCAATCCTGAGTACGTTCTCAAGCACCTCGCCGTGGACGGGATCGTCTGCGACAGGCCCGCCCTGGACAGACTGAAGGCCAGGCTAGGCATCACGGGGTGGTCGGCGGACCATCCTTACTGCACATTCCTCCGCGATTTCCGCGGAGGAGCCGTCGTGGTGACCCTAACGATGAACGAGGCACTGGCGTCGAAGAAGGACCCCGACAGCGTCGCGAGGATACTGGAGTCCCTGGAATCCATGGATGCTGAGGCGAGGCGCCATCTTTCAGAGGACTCCGATCCCGGCGCGCTACAGCTGTACGGGGTCAGCATCGGGCCTTTCCTGGATGTCAAGCTCTCATATTCCTCCCATGGTACCGAGGAGGTCCGCACCGTGGACTTCGACAGCGACCTGGACATCGTCACCCATTCCGACGGCGGCCCCTACGCCGCGATCATCCTGCTTTCATCCGATTCTTGGAACCCCGAGGCCATACTGTCCGACCTGAGGTCCCAGTGGGGGATAGGCCTGAAGGACGCCGAGGTCAGCGACGACTCCGTCATAGGGATGCTGGGCGGGGACATAGTCGCTATCAGCCTGATGCACGCCAGGGTGCCGGGCGAGGAGGCGGAGGAGAACGCCTCCAACAACTATCTCTGGCCCGGCGCCGTAGAGGCGGCCAGGGCCCACACCGCCCATCTTGTCGTAGCCCTCGTCAACCACGGAGGGGATCCATTGGACTGCGGACTCCTCTTCACCAAGATCGTGGTATCCTGCGCCAGGCAGCCAAACGTCCTCGGGGTGTACAACTGCGGGACGGTCTTCGAGCCAGCCGCGTACATCGAGGCCGCCAAGGCCCTCAAGACCGGCGACATACCCCTGGAGGACATGGTGTGGTTCGGGATGTACCGCACATCTGAAGGGATAAACGCCTACACCGTTGGGATGCGCGCGTACGGCAGGGACGAGATGGAGGTGATCGGCGCGAAGGACGCACCGGCACGCGTCGCCGCATTCCTATATGACGTCGCGTACCACATACTCTTCAACGGGACGACCCTCAGGGACGGCGACACCATTGGGTTCTACGACGACCAGTCGCTGACGGTCAGGAGAGGCCAGGGAGTCTCCGTGGACGGCATTTCACTGCGGATCGAGTACCCCGAAGGGGGTCCCGACGATGGTCCCGGGTCCTCGGAAATCGACCAATGA
- a CDS encoding HAD hydrolase-like protein, whose protein sequence is MDTELVVFDMDGTLSNTAPGIIKSFLHVAHELGVPEPSREALYAVKGGSLIDDMAKLYGIGREEAIGAAELFKEFYGREGYLEAVLFPGMQETLDALRDIGIPMGVATMKPDEYAKQLASHWGLDGYFVDVCGADDLGLLSKSDLIDRCIYAAEAEPEKTLMVGDTPNDLRGARESGTRFVAVTFGYGFTPDICRQNGIPFTEDAGGVLDFI, encoded by the coding sequence ATGGACACAGAGCTCGTGGTATTCGATATGGATGGGACGCTATCCAACACAGCGCCGGGTATAATCAAATCCTTCCTCCATGTCGCACACGAGCTGGGAGTGCCGGAGCCATCCCGTGAGGCACTATACGCTGTGAAGGGAGGATCCCTGATCGACGACATGGCGAAGCTCTATGGCATCGGCCGCGAGGAAGCGATCGGTGCGGCTGAGCTGTTCAAGGAGTTCTACGGCAGGGAGGGGTATCTGGAGGCCGTTCTGTTCCCGGGGATGCAGGAGACGCTGGATGCATTACGCGACATAGGGATCCCCATGGGGGTGGCTACCATGAAGCCCGACGAGTACGCCAAGCAACTGGCCTCCCATTGGGGGCTCGACGGTTATTTCGTGGACGTATGCGGGGCAGATGACCTTGGGCTTCTGTCCAAATCTGATCTGATCGACAGATGCATATACGCCGCGGAGGCGGAGCCGGAGAAGACGCTCATGGTCGGGGACACGCCCAACGACCTGAGGGGTGCTAGGGAGAGCGGCACGAGGTTCGTCGCCGTCACCTTCGGATACGGTTTCACCCCCGACATCTGCCGTCAGAACGGGATACCGTTCACGGAGGACGCCGGGGGCGTGTTGGATTTCATCTGA
- a CDS encoding SDR family NAD(P)-dependent oxidoreductase: MRVAIVTGATGGIGSEFCRALDSKGLDRIVVLGRNLDALRSVERELSTKMLLFQIDLTDRASLHGFESELLGSDYEIEYLVNCAGFGAFGDLPEQDARDTEGMIDVNVVALTELTRACIPMMRRGSWIIQVCSASAYLPLPGLGVYAATKAYVRSFTDSLRIELKDKGINVLEVSPGWVDTEFIDRAMQSHSVPKKVFRHRVNPQDVVSQAMGDIEKGKRRSVCGTYNKLQVFVCRHMPRVATSVWMRSLR; the protein is encoded by the coding sequence ATGAGGGTCGCAATCGTCACCGGTGCCACCGGAGGTATCGGTTCTGAGTTCTGCAGAGCACTTGATTCGAAGGGATTGGACAGGATAGTGGTCCTCGGACGCAACCTCGATGCATTGCGCTCTGTCGAGAGGGAACTCAGCACAAAGATGCTGCTCTTCCAAATCGATCTGACGGACAGGGCTTCACTGCACGGATTCGAATCGGAACTGCTGGGGAGTGACTACGAAATCGAATATCTGGTGAACTGTGCTGGGTTCGGTGCATTCGGCGATCTTCCCGAACAGGATGCAAGGGACACCGAGGGGATGATTGATGTCAATGTGGTCGCTCTCACGGAACTGACCCGTGCCTGCATACCGATGATGCGCAGAGGATCATGGATTATCCAGGTCTGTTCCGCCTCAGCCTATCTTCCTCTGCCTGGTCTCGGGGTTTACGCCGCCACGAAGGCATATGTCCGCAGTTTCACCGATTCCCTCAGAATCGAGCTGAAGGACAAAGGAATCAACGTTCTCGAGGTGTCTCCCGGATGGGTCGACACGGAATTCATTGATCGTGCAATGCAATCCCATTCCGTGCCGAAGAAGGTGTTCAGACACAGGGTGAATCCCCAGGACGTCGTGTCTCAGGCAATGGGGGACATCGAGAAGGGGAAGCGTAGATCCGTCTGCGGAACATACAACAAGTTACAGGTTTTCGTCTGCAGACACATGCCTCGTGTCGCGACTTCAGTTTGGATGCGTTCTCTGAGATGA
- a CDS encoding diguanylate cyclase, which yields MYSDEALKLIESRRSIRSYKPDMVPDDLIDKVIEAGTFAATGGGRQSPIIIAVKDRKTRDKLSKLNADIMGAETDPFYGAPLVLIVLADRSSSTYLYDGSLVMGNLMLAAHALGLGSCWIHRAKEEFDRPEGKEILKDLGITGDYEGIGHCILGYIDGDVPEAKPRKEKWSYTI from the coding sequence ATGTACTCAGACGAGGCCTTGAAACTGATTGAGAGCAGGAGGAGCATCCGTTCCTACAAACCTGATATGGTTCCAGACGATTTGATTGATAAGGTCATCGAGGCAGGTACATTCGCCGCTACCGGCGGAGGAAGACAATCCCCAATCATCATCGCGGTGAAAGACAGGAAAACTCGCGATAAACTATCGAAACTCAATGCAGACATCATGGGTGCGGAAACTGATCCATTCTACGGAGCTCCCTTGGTCCTTATCGTCCTTGCGGACCGTTCATCATCCACCTATCTCTACGACGGGAGCCTGGTAATGGGAAACCTCATGCTCGCTGCACACGCTCTTGGCCTCGGCAGCTGCTGGATTCACAGAGCCAAGGAGGAGTTCGACCGTCCTGAAGGGAAGGAGATTCTGAAGGATCTGGGCATAACCGGTGATTACGAGGGTATCGGCCACTGCATCCTTGGATACATCGACGGAGATGTACCGGAAGCCAAGCCTCGCAAGGAAAAATGGAGCTACACGATCTAA
- a CDS encoding recombinase family protein: protein MPDNPRRAALYVRVSTDEQAAEGYSLDAQKSILEDHCLAEGLDIAGVYEDDGYSGRNTNRPAYRRMMDEIDSWDVLVVLKMDRIHRNSRNFMSMMDELERNKKEFVSCYEALDTSNALGRFVVDMIQRMAQLESEQIGERTKMGMREKAENLGSEPSAKETMGFTPPFGYRISDGSLVADPNELPIVREVFSSYLSGETMDSICYSLNRSGTLTRRGNPWNKYNLRNILHNPVYAGYMRWEELLIPHKAELAVSPEDYNRVQELMASKVRDPSKRNVRLLPTVDDF, encoded by the coding sequence ATGCCGGACAACCCCAGAAGGGCCGCGCTGTACGTCAGGGTATCCACCGACGAGCAGGCGGCCGAGGGATACTCGCTTGACGCCCAGAAGTCCATCCTCGAGGACCACTGTCTAGCCGAGGGTCTCGACATCGCAGGCGTGTACGAGGACGACGGTTACTCCGGGAGGAACACCAACCGTCCGGCGTATCGCAGGATGATGGACGAGATAGATTCCTGGGACGTTCTGGTCGTACTCAAGATGGACCGTATCCACAGGAACAGCCGCAACTTCATGTCCATGATGGACGAGCTCGAGCGCAACAAGAAGGAGTTCGTCTCCTGCTACGAGGCCTTAGACACGTCCAACGCCCTTGGAAGGTTCGTCGTGGACATGATCCAGCGCATGGCTCAGCTGGAGAGCGAGCAGATCGGCGAGAGGACCAAGATGGGCATGCGCGAGAAGGCCGAGAACCTGGGTTCCGAGCCATCGGCGAAGGAGACCATGGGATTCACCCCTCCGTTCGGATACAGGATCTCGGACGGTTCCCTCGTGGCCGATCCTAACGAGCTCCCAATAGTCAGGGAGGTGTTCTCATCGTATCTGTCAGGAGAGACAATGGACTCCATCTGCTACTCCCTCAACCGCTCAGGAACGCTAACCAGGCGCGGGAACCCCTGGAACAAGTACAACCTCAGGAACATCCTGCACAACCCAGTCTACGCCGGGTACATGAGATGGGAGGAACTGCTGATCCCGCACAAGGCTGAACTCGCCGTGTCCCCGGAGGACTACAACCGCGTCCAGGAGCTGATGGCCTCAAAGGTCAGGGACCCTTCCAAGAGGAACGTCAGGCTGCTGCCCACTGTGGATGATTTCTGA
- a CDS encoding recombinase family protein, whose product MRAALYARVSTEDQANEGFSLDAQVKRLEAYCRVRGWEVAGVYRDEGFSGRNTDRPEYKHMMADSDSWDTILVLKMDRIHRNSVNFALMMDDLRAKGKEFTSMQDKFDTTTAMGRFVMDIMQRIAQLESEQIGERVKVGMEYKARNGTGNLGSGHPYGYVYRNGRLEVVTDEAHTVRAIYNMYKRGSTMDDIASFLNKAEIPAKKGGKWNKQSVGNILHNPLYVGYQDWDGILRKGEQQPIVALDLYESINGPLTVTKA is encoded by the coding sequence ATGCGTGCAGCACTTTACGCGAGGGTCTCCACTGAGGACCAGGCGAACGAGGGGTTCTCCCTCGATGCGCAGGTCAAGAGGCTGGAGGCGTACTGCAGGGTCCGCGGCTGGGAGGTCGCGGGCGTGTACAGGGACGAGGGGTTCTCCGGAAGGAACACGGACCGTCCCGAGTACAAGCACATGATGGCGGACAGCGACAGCTGGGACACTATCCTGGTCCTGAAGATGGACCGTATCCACAGGAACAGCGTGAATTTCGCGCTGATGATGGACGACCTCCGCGCCAAGGGCAAGGAGTTCACGTCCATGCAGGACAAGTTCGACACCACCACCGCGATGGGCAGGTTCGTCATGGACATAATGCAGCGCATAGCGCAGCTCGAGAGCGAGCAGATCGGCGAGAGGGTGAAGGTCGGCATGGAGTACAAGGCCAGGAACGGTACCGGCAACCTCGGCTCGGGGCATCCCTACGGATACGTTTACCGCAACGGTAGGCTCGAGGTCGTCACCGACGAGGCCCACACCGTGCGCGCCATCTACAACATGTACAAGCGCGGCTCCACCATGGACGACATAGCATCCTTCCTCAACAAGGCCGAGATCCCCGCGAAGAAGGGCGGCAAGTGGAACAAGCAGTCCGTCGGCAACATCCTCCACAATCCCCTCTATGTCGGATACCAGGACTGGGACGGGATCCTCCGCAAGGGGGAGCAGCAGCCGATCGTCGCGCTCGATCTGTACGAATCTATAAACGGACCTCTGACTGTCACCAAGGCCTGA